A section of the Candidatus Omnitrophota bacterium genome encodes:
- a CDS encoding ketoacyl-ACP synthase III: MTRVGIIGVGDYLPKRILNNSHLEKMVNTSDEWIFTRTGIKERRIARKNESTSDMAVVAARRALRNAHLKAQDVDLIIVATITGDMHFPSTACLVQNALGAFNAACFDINAACPGFVYALVNAQAFIKSGIYRNALIIGAEKLTSITDWTDRNTCILFGDGAGAAVLAPVKRGGILSSFLASNGALADLLFLPAGGSKLPTSKQTLKQRMHFIKMRGNELFKFAVKLMVDAANSALKKCGLNCSDVTYIIPHQANIRILLAVARKLGLPKEKIFLNLHKYGNMSSASTAVALSEVIKKKKLKKGDILVLDAFGAGLVWGAAVIEW; encoded by the coding sequence ATGACTAGGGTAGGGATTATTGGAGTGGGAGATTATCTCCCGAAAAGGATCTTAAATAATAGCCATCTGGAGAAAATGGTTAATACTTCAGATGAATGGATTTTTACTCGCACTGGAATAAAGGAAAGAAGAATTGCTAGAAAAAATGAGTCTACGTCAGATATGGCTGTTGTTGCTGCTCGGCGTGCCTTAAGAAATGCCCACCTGAAAGCTCAAGACGTGGATCTAATTATTGTAGCCACTATAACGGGCGATATGCATTTTCCTTCAACAGCCTGTTTGGTTCAAAATGCCCTGGGTGCTTTTAATGCAGCATGTTTTGATATAAACGCAGCCTGTCCTGGGTTTGTTTATGCACTTGTTAATGCCCAGGCATTTATCAAAAGTGGGATTTATCGTAATGCCTTAATTATCGGCGCAGAAAAATTGACATCTATAACTGATTGGACAGACAGGAATACTTGCATATTGTTTGGTGATGGAGCAGGCGCTGCTGTTTTAGCCCCAGTAAAAAGAGGCGGGATACTTTCAAGTTTCTTAGCAAGTAATGGCGCCTTAGCAGATTTACTATTTCTGCCTGCAGGAGGTTCAAAACTGCCAACGAGCAAACAAACGCTAAAGCAGCGAATGCATTTTATAAAGATGCGCGGAAATGAATTATTTAAATTTGCTGTTAAGTTAATGGTAGATGCTGCAAACTCTGCTTTAAAAAAATGCGGCCTTAATTGTTCTGATGTTACTTATATAATTCCGCATCAGGCAAATATAAGGATTCTTTTAGCAGTTGCAAGGAAACTGGGACTTCCTAAAGAAAAGATATTCTTGAATCTTCACAAATACGGTAATATGTCAAGCGCTTCCACAGCAGTAGCCCTATCTGAAGTAATTAAAAAGAAGAAACTGAAAAAAGGCGATATTCTTGTTCTCGATGCCTTTGGTGCAGGTCTGGTGTGGGGTGCAGCAGTGATTGAATGGTGA
- the fabD gene encoding ACP S-malonyltransferase: MNKKIAYIFPGQGAQYPGMGKDLYESSEAARRIFEKADNLLGFSLSNICFNASSEELKRTDICQPAILTVNIAALAALEEHNNNIPSASFCAGLSLGEYAGLVAADVFTFEDALKIVCKRGQFMEEAASKTKGAMAAIIGLDEKIVRKITSDSGVYIANLNCPGQIVISGEAERLKKAAQRAKEAGALKVINLEVSGAFHSPLMKEASDKLLEELSRYTINPAKTDIVFNATAQPADSSQDIKDNLVKQVASSVLWENSMRYIINNGVSLFIELGPGKVLKGLLRRIDSSVDVLNLAKQKDVEEVVSQLMAVV, from the coding sequence ATGAATAAGAAAATCGCTTATATCTTTCCTGGTCAAGGTGCTCAATATCCAGGTATGGGCAAAGATCTATATGAGAGCTCTGAAGCTGCTAGGAGGATTTTTGAAAAGGCTGATAATTTACTAGGGTTTTCATTAAGTAATATATGTTTTAACGCTTCCTCAGAAGAGTTGAAGCGCACTGACATATGTCAGCCAGCAATTTTGACAGTAAATATTGCAGCACTTGCGGCCTTGGAAGAACACAATAACAATATTCCTTCAGCGAGTTTTTGCGCTGGGCTAAGCTTAGGAGAGTATGCTGGGCTTGTGGCAGCTGATGTTTTCACATTCGAAGATGCCTTGAAAATAGTCTGTAAACGTGGCCAATTTATGGAAGAGGCAGCAAGTAAGACTAAAGGGGCGATGGCAGCAATAATTGGCCTTGATGAAAAAATAGTGCGCAAGATTACCTCTGATTCTGGCGTCTATATTGCTAATTTGAATTGCCCAGGACAGATTGTAATTTCAGGTGAAGCAGAAAGGCTTAAAAAAGCAGCTCAGAGAGCGAAAGAGGCAGGCGCACTTAAGGTGATAAACTTAGAGGTAAGCGGGGCTTTTCATTCACCGCTTATGAAAGAGGCCTCAGATAAACTTCTTGAGGAACTTTCCCGATATACGATAAATCCAGCGAAAACAGATATTGTTTTTAATGCTACTGCCCAACCTGCAGATTCTAGTCAGGATATAAAGGACAATCTAGTAAAGCAGGTTGCCTCAAGTGTACTTTGGGAGAATTCAATGCGTTACATTATAAATAATGGTGTATCTTTATTTATTGAACTTGGTCCGGGAAAGGTGCTTAAAGGATTATTAAGGCGTATTGATTCATCTGTGGATGTCCTGAATCTGGCAAAGCAAAAGGATGTAGAAGAAGTTGTATCGCAATTAATGGCTGTCGTCTAA
- the fabG gene encoding 3-oxoacyl-[acyl-carrier-protein] reductase, whose product MRLKGKLALVTGAGRGIGKEIASCFVREGADLIICDVQPELVEEAARDLSKTGTKVEGLVNDVTDSKQTTEMVNKILDKFSKIDILVNNAGITRDNLIIKMTEDDWDKVIAVNLKGAFNCIKAVTRSFLKQRHGKIINVASIIGIMGNAGQANYAASKAGIIGLTKAVAREFGSRGINVNAIAPGFIQTAMTDKLSKEVQEKMLAQIPLGRFGKPKDVADLCLFLASEDSSYITGQVFIIDGGMFMQ is encoded by the coding sequence ATGAGATTAAAAGGCAAGCTTGCTTTGGTTACTGGCGCCGGCAGAGGTATTGGTAAGGAGATTGCTTCTTGCTTTGTGCGTGAAGGAGCAGATTTGATTATTTGTGATGTGCAACCAGAGTTGGTAGAAGAGGCTGCAAGAGACCTTTCTAAAACAGGCACTAAAGTGGAAGGCCTTGTGAATGATGTTACGGATTCTAAGCAAACTACTGAAATGGTAAACAAAATTCTTGACAAATTCTCCAAGATTGATATATTAGTTAACAACGCAGGTATCACGCGAGATAATCTTATTATTAAAATGACTGAAGACGATTGGGATAAGGTTATCGCCGTGAATTTAAAAGGCGCTTTTAATTGTATAAAAGCCGTTACGCGTTCTTTCTTAAAGCAAAGACACGGAAAGATTATTAATGTTGCTTCAATTATTGGCATAATGGGTAATGCCGGCCAGGCTAATTATGCTGCATCTAAGGCAGGCATCATTGGCCTGACAAAAGCAGTTGCAAGAGAGTTTGGTTCTCGCGGTATCAACGTTAATGCAATTGCTCCTGGATTCATTCAAACAGCTATGACGGATAAATTAAGCAAAGAAGTTCAGGAGAAGATGCTTGCTCAGATTCCGCTAGGCAGATTCGGCAAGCCAAAAGACGTGGCAGATCTGTGTTTGTTCCTGGCGAGTGAAGATTCAAGTTACATTACCGGTCAGGTATTCATTATAGATGGCGGGATGTTTATGCAGTAG
- the acpP gene encoding acyl carrier protein, whose translation MAVGEKVKSIIAEQLGVKEEEVTPKASFIDDLGADSLDTVELVMALEEEFGIEIPDEDAEKMSTVGEAIKYIEEKTVSKK comes from the coding sequence ATGGCAGTAGGCGAAAAAGTGAAGTCAATCATTGCAGAGCAGTTAGGAGTTAAGGAAGAGGAAGTAACTCCTAAAGCTTCATTTATTGATGATTTAGGAGCAGATTCTTTGGATACAGTAGAATTAGTTATGGCATTAGAGGAAGAATTTGGTATTGAGATACCTGATGAAGACGCAGAGAAGATGTCCACAGTAGGCGAAGCCATAAAATACATCGAAGAAAAAACAGTCAGCAAAAAATAA